The nucleotide window AGTACACCTGCCATGAATTGCATCGCTGTTTCAGAAAGACCTAACTCAGTAGAATCATCATAAAAGGCATTTTCTTTTCCTTTAAATAATGAAACGTTGAAGTGCATTCCTGATCCGGCTTCACCGAATAAAGGTTTTGGCATGAATGTTGCGTGTAAACCGTGTTTACGTGCAATTGTTTTTACAACTAGCTTAAATGTTTGGATATTATCACAAGCTGTAATCGCATCCGCATATTTAAAGTCAATTTCATGTTGTCCCGGTGCAACCTCATGGTGAGATGCTTCAATTTCAAAGCCCATTTCTTCCAGTTCCAATACGATATCGCGACGGCAGTTTTCACCTAAATCTGTTGGTGCTAAGTCGAAATAACCGCCGTGGTCATTTACTTCCAAGCTTGGCTCACCTTTTGCATCCAGTTTAAATAAGAAAAACTCCGGTTCTGGCCCTAAGTTGAAATCTGTGAATCCTAGCTCTTCCATTTCTTTTAATACACGTTTCAGGTTGTTACGTGGATCCCCTGCAAATGGTGTGCCGTTCGGATTGTAGATATCACAGATGAAACGTGCCACTTTCCCTTTTTCAGCTGTCCATGGGAAAATCATGAATGAATCATAATCCGGATATAAGTACATATCTGATTCTTCAATACGTACAAAACCTTCGATTGATGAACCATCAAACATCATTTTATTGTCCAATGCTTTATCTAGTTGGCTTACAGGAATTTCTACGTTTTTAATTGTTCCTAAAATATCTGTAAACTGTAAACGAATAAATTTTACTTGTTCTTCTTCTACTAGACGTTTAATATCGTCTTTTGTATATTTGCCCACTAAATTCCACACTCCTAAATTTGTTCAGTACCGATTTTACTCGACCTTTTATAATTTACGCGCTATTGATAAAAGCGCGATAAATCCCCTTGACGTAACGATGTTTTCTGCATGCGTTGTGCCTGACGCATTTCTTCACGTAAAATTTTGCGTAAGTCCGAATCTGAAATATCTTTACTAGCCTGTTGGGCTGCCGGATCATTTTTCAAAGCAAATACTTTTTTGATTCCTGCCATATTAATGCCCTGTTCAAGCATATCTTTGATTTCCAGTAAAGTATCGACATCATTTAAAGAAAACATGCGTCGATTTCCTTCTGTCCGGTGCGGCTGAATTAAATCATGCTCTTCATAATAACGGATTTGTCTTGCTGTCAGATCCGTTAATTGCATGACGATACTTATCGATAATAGTGGCATTGAACGTCGAATTTCACTACTCATTTAATTCACCTCCCTTACCGCTATATTACGACTTGTTATTTACAATGTCAAATGTATGTCAGAAAAACTAACATAACTTTTTTAAGTGAGCAAATAATT belongs to Solibacillus sp. FSL W7-1436 and includes:
- the glnA gene encoding type I glutamate--ammonia ligase — encoded protein: MGKYTKDDIKRLVEEEQVKFIRLQFTDILGTIKNVEIPVSQLDKALDNKMMFDGSSIEGFVRIEESDMYLYPDYDSFMIFPWTAEKGKVARFICDIYNPNGTPFAGDPRNNLKRVLKEMEELGFTDFNLGPEPEFFLFKLDAKGEPSLEVNDHGGYFDLAPTDLGENCRRDIVLELEEMGFEIEASHHEVAPGQHEIDFKYADAITACDNIQTFKLVVKTIARKHGLHATFMPKPLFGEAGSGMHFNVSLFKGKENAFYDDSTELGLSETAMQFMAGVLDHVQGFTAITNPTVNSYKRLVPGYEAPCYVAWSAQNRSPLIRIPSSRGISTRVEVRSVDPSANPYLAMAVILEAGLEGIRKKSTPPPAINRNIYVMSEEERKANGIDNLPPALDDALNLLAKDEVVQRALGNHIYANFKEAKEIEFDMYRSTVHQWERDQYMKMY
- a CDS encoding MerR family transcriptional regulator translates to MSSEIRRSMPLLSISIVMQLTDLTARQIRYYEEHDLIQPHRTEGNRRMFSLNDVDTLLEIKDMLEQGINMAGIKKVFALKNDPAAQQASKDISDSDLRKILREEMRQAQRMQKTSLRQGDLSRFYQ